TAAAAAATGCTTGACAAGGGATGGGGGGGGGGCAGTGTATAATGGTTGCTAAATCTGTCTCAAGGGGGAGTTCAGATGAAAGCACACCATAATCTTGCCTTAAAAATTATTGCTGTTCTTATTCTCTTCTTTTTTACCTGGACCTTCGGAGGATTGTTTGATATAGCCTACGCGGTAAAAAACAGCCAACAGGCAATAGGCAGCAGGCAGGAGTCAAAGTCAAAAGGCAATCAACAGAGCAAACCGGAAAAACCGGAAGAGAAGTTCCAGAGGACGCTTGATGAGATCGAACAGATAATCCAGGAAGTTGAGAAGGTGGGAAGTTTAGAAGATGAGAAGAAGAATAAACTCAAAACCAAGAAGACGGAGATAGATGCCCTTGATGTGGAGATAAAGAAACAGTTTGCGGAAACAGAGAAGAAACTGAAGGATGAGGGGTTACCTCAGGAAATCCTCGACCGGCACTACAACTTCGTAAAGCATTACAACGACAACCTCAAGGAACTCAAGGATAACCTTGATGCCATAGACAAGGCAAAAACAGAAAATGAGAGAGGCAAAGAGATAGAGAAAGCCAAAAAGTTTCTTGAAAAGGTAACACCTCCGAAGAAACACACGCCCCTTGATCCGAACAAACTGCCACACAGAACAATGGAACCGGTATTCATAGAGCCGAGGACAGCACCAGAACAGTTTACCGAAGGAGTGGTGAAACAGGCAAAAAGCAATCAACATAAACCGATCCTCGTGGCTTCAAACGGATCGCTGGATGGTCTATTGGCTTCAGCCAACGAACCCATCCTCCTTGCAGCAGCAAATCCCCCAACATCTGATGATTTATCACAGACCATCGAAGTCCAGTTCACCCCTGCGATACAGGCAAAGGCAGCAGAACTCAACCATAATCCCACAAAGATCTATAACTGGGTAAGAAACAATATTGAATATGTTCCCACCCATGGCTCGATTCAGGGAGCAGATTACTGCCTTCAGACAAAGCAATGCAATGACTTTGATACCGCATCATTACTCATAGCCCTTCTCCGTACCTCAGGCATCCATGCCAGATATGTATACGGAACCATAGAACTTCCCATAGAAAAGGTAAAGAACTGGCTGGGAGGGTTTACGGACTCCATGGAGGCATTACGGCTATTAGCCTCTGCCCGGATACCGGTCAAAGGGCTAACCGAAGGAGGAGCAATCAAAGCAGTTCAGCTTGAGCATGTATGGGTAGAGGCATGGGTAGATTATATCCCATCAAGGGGAGCACGGCACAGGGCAGGACAGGGAGACACCTGGATACCGCTGGATGCAAGTTTTAAACAGTATGCCTATAAAGAGCCTATGGATTTTCCTCAAGCAGTCGGGTTCAATACCCAAAATTTTGTTGATGAAGTTCTGACTGGAAGTACGATTGATCCGATTAATTCGTCAGTATCAAACGTTCCACAAGAATTAATACTTCAGAGAATGCAGGAATACGTGCAAAGTGTCCATCAATATTACGATACAAATCTTCAAGGTAAAACCATTGAAGATATAGTGGGTTCAAAGAAAGTAGTAGTACACGACTTTCCATATCTATTAGGTACTCTTCCGTATAAGACAATAACAGTGGGCAACAAGTATTCTCAGCTGCCGGATTCCCTCCGATGGAGGATAACTTTTCAGTTATTCAACAGCATTTATTCTATTGATCCAGATCTATCATATACGGCATCAACAGCATCTTTGACTGACAAAAGCATAACCCTAAGCTACAGACCATCGACCACAGCCGATGAAGCTTTAATTCAGAAGTATGGATATATCGAGACAGTACCCCCTTATCTTCTAAACCTTACTCCTGAACTGATAATCGGCGGCGAAACGAAAGTATCCGGCATTCCCGTCGGTTCCGGAAGAGACTTAGATTTTGTAATGACTTTTATCTCGCCTAAAGGGCCTCCGGATATTATTAGAAACAAGGAGACAGCTGGCGCTTATCTTGGCATAGGACTGGATCTTAGCTGGCTGTCCAAATCATTGCTCGACAAAAAAATAGAGGTATTGAATCAGATTTACAGTGAGCCGTCTCCAAATATGAATAGAAAAATACAGGAAGGGTTCAGCCTATTAGCGGCCGTCTATTTCGCTGAAGTAGATGCAATGAACATGATAGGAGAACGATTTGCTAACATTGTAGATGTTAGGCTGCCTTCTGCTGCTATTGTGGGTGAAGATATAGCCGTACATTATATATTTGACTCTCCAATAACTCAATCATTTGCTGGGCTTTTTATTGATGTGGACAGAGATATTCATACAACTCAGGCAAGAGATGGTGATAAGAATAAAGTGATAACGTTCAATATCGTATCAGGTATGAACGGATCAGCTATGGAACACGCCCTCTGGGAACAAATCTACAAACTCCCAGGTATCTCCGCTATCAAAATTCTTAAACAAGCCAATGAAATGGGAATTGCCAACTATAAGATAGACCAATCGAATATTTCTTCTGTACTTCCTATGCTTCAAGTTTTTACTGATGCCAAAAACGACATTATCAATGCTGTAAATGCTGGGAAGATTGTCTACATACCAAAGGCTAATGTTCAATATTATGGTTGGGAAGGCACAGCTTACATTGTAATGGATCCAAACAACGGCACAGCTGGATATATTATCTCTCAGGGATTATCAGGTGGCGCAGATGGGCAGGATGAAAGATGGTGGGATTGTACAGAATCACTTTTACAACTCTTTGATACCGTACCTTTATGCAATGGACAAAAGTGTTCAACGTTACTTTCAGTTGCGATTGATCATGTTGCATTTGCTCTTGCTCTTTCGGATATAGGAAGATCAAGCTCTGATCTTCCGACAAAAGGGAAGACCTCAATTGTCGCTTATATAAATTTGATTGTTGGCATAGCTTCTTTACATCCACGTTTAGGTAAAAGTATAGGATTTGTTATAGCAGCTTCAGTTGTAGAATTTCTTCTTTGGGCGAACGCATACAGACTAAATGAGGGGAAATGGCCAATTTTAGAAGAAAATCCTTTAGGAGACTGCTCAGATTTATTTACTGATTTATTATGTGATGCCTTCGGATGCTGAGAAATGGTTAAGTAATATGGAAATACTATTGCTTTTTACAATCACTATTTTAACCGTTCCTTTTTCAATTTCTTTACTTTACAGTTTTTATAGGTATCAACATCGTCCTAAAGGACAAGTATTATTGACAATCAAATCAATAAGCTCAGAAAGAAAGATATATGGCATCGTTTTATCCCTAATTTTTGCATTGATAGCAGCATCTTTATTACTTGTATATCTTGGGGAAGAACTAAAAGGCCATAAAATTGATCTTATAGGATGGATAGTTATAGTGGAGGTTATCATTTTTTTTGGTGTTCTTTCGTTAGCAGTTTTTCAACGCAGAGCGGGAAATGTCTTGCAATTCACTGATAAAGGGATCATCTTGGATTTCGAATTCTTTGAATGGGATAAAATTGATGAATATAAATGGGAAATGGCAGTTAGATTTCTTGGGTTAGTAGTTCATTACAAAGAGAATCCAGATGGTGATATTTTATTCTTTCAAAGCGGCTGGCGCTGGCGCAGATCACACTATTCCTTTGATGCTAATACAAAACAACAGGCTAATAATATCCTGAAAAGTAAAGGAAAAATGAAACCCTGATTCATTTAAGTGCAATATTTTCAATAAACAAAAAAGGGGACAGGCAACTTTTTACTGGGTATTTAGCAAGCAACTCTGATGACATCGAAAACATTAGTGAATAATATTATCGACATGGGTGGAGGAATATTATGAAGAAGGCAATACTTTTTTTGTTCTTGTCTCATTTCCTTTTTATTACATCAGTCTTTGCCCAACCTCCGGAAATCACCAATGGCCTCAACTACCTCACTTCCACCCAAAACACCGATGGCTCATGGGGAAGTGATATAACAAATACAGAGCTACTGCCTTCAACCGTATCAATAATAGAGACATTGCAGATTCTCAATCAAGCCGGAACAGTCAATTATTCGAATGCCGTTTCATGGCTTCAGGCCGAAGGATTATATACCACCGATTACCTCTCTGAAAGAATCAATGCCCTTTCCGTTGCGGGAACCGATGACGATCTGCTCCTTTCATATCTTGATGAAATGCTCTTTGCATGGGGTGGGTATGACGATTATGCAACCAACAATCTTGACACCGCTTTAGCCCTCCAGGCATTGAATAAAATCAACCACCCTGATCAGGATACCATCAGCTATGCATTAGGGTATCTGATGAACACCCAAAACCCTGACGGCGGCTGGGGGTTTTATCAGGATGACGACAGCAACGTGTATATGACTGCAATAGTACTGCACACGTTCATACAATTCAACGACATCTATGACCTCCAGTCAGAGATCGACAGCGCCGTTGCCTATCTTCTCACAAAGCAAAACCCTGACGGCGGCTTTGGATTGGGAGGGGGTAACCCCGCCCTTACAAGTACCGTCTACGAAACAGCCCTTTCTCTGTCCGCATTCATTGACAGCGGACAGGGCAGCCCGGTGCCTATACAGAATGCGATCAATTATCTTGTAACCACCCAACTCCCTAATGGCTCATGGGAAGACGATCCCTATTCAACAGCCCTGGCACTAAGGGCATTAGCCAATGTAAAACCCAACCTCTCCCTCTCATCCTCAGACCTCACCTTCTCCAACCCAACCCCGACAGTCGGCGAAACTATCTCCATCATTGCAACGATCCATAACATTGGCCCCGCTCAGGCAGATAATGTACTAATCCACTTCTATGACGGCAACCCATCCTCAGGCGGAACATTTATCGGCGAGACTACCATCCCCTCAATTACCGCGTACGGCTCATCACCGACAAGCATCTCCTGGACCATCCCGACCGCATCAGCAAGAACAATATATGTAAAAGTAGACCCATCAAACACCATCGACGAACTCGATGAAGAGGACAACATAGCATCAAAGAACCTCACCTCAGCAACCTTGCCTGATTTGAACATCACCCCAGCAGACATCACCTTCAGCCCCGTATCGCCTATGTTCAATGAACCGGTGCATATAGCAGCTACCGTTAGGAATACCGGTGAGACAGAGGCAACAAATGTCTCAATCGATATCTACAATGGAGATCCTGATGCCGGAGGGGTACGTATCAGCGGTACCACATTCCCCACCATAGGAGCAGGCAGTTCCGTGACCGTGCAGCTGACAGCAAATTTCGTGGCAGGCAGCCATAGCATATATATCACTGCGGATAAAGAAAACACCATACAGGAAACGAACGAGACCAACAACACTTCCTTCAGAACCCTGCTGGTAGGAAGCGGATACATCGATCTGTCCATCGCAAAAAGTGACATCATTTTCAGCCCTTCCAATCCTGTTGAGGACGATATCGTCACGATCACAGTAACTGTCCATAATGAAGGAGAGCTTGAAGCAACCAACGTCCTGGTCCAGTGCTACCGTGGAGACCCTGATGCAGGAGGTGTACAGATCGGCACTGATATGACGATTCCGGCAATTTCAGCGAGGGGAACCGCAATCATCAGCATCCCGTGGAACAGCACCGGACATGCAGGCAATAATGATATATACATCAAGGCAGACCCATTCAATACCATATCAGAGTTGAATGAATCATACAACAATATGGCATTCAGGACGATCAAGGTTGCAGCCAAGGCGGGGGCTGATATTCTTGTATTGCCGGCAAACATCACCTTCACACCCTTTGCGCCGACCACCGGCGACACCGTACTCATCTCCGCAACAATCCGGAATACAGGGACTGCCGATGCAAGCGACGTCCTCGTGGAATTCAGCCTCGGAGATCCGAATAAAAGCGGAGCGCTTATCATAGGAAGTCAGACGATACCGACCATCGCTATGGGAAGCCATGCCGTTGCACAACTGTCCTGGAATACCACGGGCTTTACAGGGAGTTACGAGATCTATGTCCAGGGAGACCCCTTCAAT
This portion of the Nitrospirota bacterium genome encodes:
- a CDS encoding transglutaminase domain-containing protein; translated protein: MKAHHNLALKIIAVLILFFFTWTFGGLFDIAYAVKNSQQAIGSRQESKSKGNQQSKPEKPEEKFQRTLDEIEQIIQEVEKVGSLEDEKKNKLKTKKTEIDALDVEIKKQFAETEKKLKDEGLPQEILDRHYNFVKHYNDNLKELKDNLDAIDKAKTENERGKEIEKAKKFLEKVTPPKKHTPLDPNKLPHRTMEPVFIEPRTAPEQFTEGVVKQAKSNQHKPILVASNGSLDGLLASANEPILLAAANPPTSDDLSQTIEVQFTPAIQAKAAELNHNPTKIYNWVRNNIEYVPTHGSIQGADYCLQTKQCNDFDTASLLIALLRTSGIHARYVYGTIELPIEKVKNWLGGFTDSMEALRLLASARIPVKGLTEGGAIKAVQLEHVWVEAWVDYIPSRGARHRAGQGDTWIPLDASFKQYAYKEPMDFPQAVGFNTQNFVDEVLTGSTIDPINSSVSNVPQELILQRMQEYVQSVHQYYDTNLQGKTIEDIVGSKKVVVHDFPYLLGTLPYKTITVGNKYSQLPDSLRWRITFQLFNSIYSIDPDLSYTASTASLTDKSITLSYRPSTTADEALIQKYGYIETVPPYLLNLTPELIIGGETKVSGIPVGSGRDLDFVMTFISPKGPPDIIRNKETAGAYLGIGLDLSWLSKSLLDKKIEVLNQIYSEPSPNMNRKIQEGFSLLAAVYFAEVDAMNMIGERFANIVDVRLPSAAIVGEDIAVHYIFDSPITQSFAGLFIDVDRDIHTTQARDGDKNKVITFNIVSGMNGSAMEHALWEQIYKLPGISAIKILKQANEMGIANYKIDQSNISSVLPMLQVFTDAKNDIINAVNAGKIVYIPKANVQYYGWEGTAYIVMDPNNGTAGYIISQGLSGGADGQDERWWDCTESLLQLFDTVPLCNGQKCSTLLSVAIDHVAFALALSDIGRSSSDLPTKGKTSIVAYINLIVGIASLHPRLGKSIGFVIAASVVEFLLWANAYRLNEGKWPILEENPLGDCSDLFTDLLCDAFGC
- a CDS encoding DUF5673 domain-containing protein, which translates into the protein MEILLLFTITILTVPFSISLLYSFYRYQHRPKGQVLLTIKSISSERKIYGIVLSLIFALIAASLLLVYLGEELKGHKIDLIGWIVIVEVIIFFGVLSLAVFQRRAGNVLQFTDKGIILDFEFFEWDKIDEYKWEMAVRFLGLVVHYKENPDGDILFFQSGWRWRRSHYSFDANTKQQANNILKSKGKMKP